A stretch of bacterium DNA encodes these proteins:
- a CDS encoding CPBP family glutamic-type intramembrane protease: protein PLPALAALVAAAVLSRGRRPADVGFGPGFVPAAAAAFGAVALIVGIAAQAFTAHGGAMAVTPPPGGWWPGTVAQVVIVGLGFEWWLRGVVFAAATAWRGPAWAVAWSAVLGAAAAAARGPEAVLWELAAGAAFGVIRARWAQVPALALAHGAGSAVLGFLVGSW from the coding sequence TTCCGCTGCCGGCGCTCGCGGCGCTGGTCGCGGCCGCGGTATTGAGCCGCGGGCGCAGGCCGGCGGACGTCGGGTTCGGCCCGGGCTTCGTGCCGGCGGCGGCCGCGGCGTTCGGGGCGGTTGCGCTCATCGTCGGGATCGCGGCGCAGGCGTTCACCGCGCACGGGGGCGCGATGGCGGTGACGCCGCCCCCGGGCGGGTGGTGGCCGGGTACCGTCGCCCAGGTCGTGATCGTGGGGCTCGGGTTCGAGTGGTGGCTGCGTGGCGTGGTGTTCGCGGCCGCGACGGCGTGGCGCGGCCCGGCCTGGGCCGTGGCCTGGAGCGCGGTCCTCGGGGCCGCGGCCGCCGCCGCGCGCGGCCCCGAGGCCGTCCTATGGGAGCTCGCCGCCGGCGCCGCATTCGGAGTCATCCGCGCGCGATGGGCGCAGGTGCCGGCGCTCGCCCTCGCGCACGGGGCCGGGAGTGCGGTCCTCGGGTTTCTCGTCGGGTCGTGGTGA